A single Verrucomicrobiia bacterium DNA region contains:
- a CDS encoding glycoside hydrolase family 78 protein gives MTPDAKLATTAAMQHGCHWRFHLRQMLGVVGLAGLMGGYGAAADSITHTPSGKAAIQPVKLRCEYAVNPVGVEAAQPRLAWELESALPDQRQSAYQILVASSLERLQADAGEIWDSGRVSSAASVHVKFAGQPLQSRQRCWWKVRVWDGANHVSDWSQPARWEMALLRPEDWRAQWIGSGPVKEPRPPEGFFMSVKTHTNLVRQVQVDGRSTLLRKSFVAAKPIRRAEVYVTGLGYYELHCNGQRVGDQVLTPTKSNYRQWVYYDIYDVTAQLRSGTNALGIQLGNGWFNPEKKWWEPYRMQWFGAKRAWLQLHLDHTDGTSELIVTDSSWKTAPGPIQSSCVFDGEVYDATQERPGWDQPAFNDSGWVNAHVVEPPGGQWVAQLMPPIRVVEQLKPVSVKQPKPGVFVFDLGQNFSGWARLRATGPRGTRITLRYAEDLRPDGMIDVTSNERALATDVYVMKGQERETYEPRFTFHGFRYVEVTGFPGGPRLEDLLGCVVHTDAESVGEFECDNELINRIHRATRWSQRSNLMGYPMDCPQRDERLGWFGDAMVSMEEAMFNFDLPLVYRQWLNGVQLNQNPTNGDISIVSPRPYLPDEPDPNWSSAYLVMLWQYYGHYGDTAFLARHFDSMRRYVDYLGTQATHHILPQYWIGDWGTIVEGWQEGEPVSAVTGFYYLDTLIVAKAAEVLGKKAEAERYRALAQAIRHAFNERYFDRTKRQYENGTQFSNAFPLFLGLVDATDREAVLNHILADLKKHQDHFNVGVLGAKYLIDALTESDRADVAFQLATQTGFPSWAQLLEGGRTTLSEFWNLKGSHNHVMLGSIDGWFYRVLAGIQLDEAQPGFEHIIVKPYLPETMSFVRASTRTVRGRVAVAWEKQSDALQLKVSIPVNSRATIHVPTTISQSVQSLPPLKPTRTEPQAAVFEVGSGNYEFRVSQDR, from the coding sequence GTGACACCGGACGCCAAACTCGCTACCACTGCCGCCATGCAGCACGGATGTCATTGGCGGTTTCATCTCCGTCAAATGCTTGGAGTGGTTGGTCTCGCCGGTTTAATGGGCGGCTACGGCGCGGCGGCGGATTCGATCACCCACACGCCATCGGGAAAAGCGGCGATTCAGCCAGTCAAGTTGCGCTGCGAATATGCCGTGAATCCGGTTGGCGTGGAGGCGGCACAACCACGACTTGCTTGGGAATTGGAATCCGCATTACCCGATCAACGGCAGTCGGCCTATCAGATTTTGGTCGCGTCCAGTTTGGAACGCCTGCAGGCCGATGCGGGTGAGATTTGGGATTCTGGTCGGGTGAGTTCCGCCGCCTCCGTCCACGTCAAATTTGCCGGTCAACCGTTGCAGTCGCGACAACGCTGCTGGTGGAAGGTGCGGGTTTGGGACGGCGCGAACCACGTATCGGACTGGAGCCAGCCCGCCCGCTGGGAGATGGCTTTGTTGCGACCCGAGGATTGGCGGGCGCAATGGATCGGCAGCGGTCCGGTGAAGGAACCGCGTCCGCCGGAAGGCTTTTTCATGAGCGTCAAAACGCACACCAATCTGGTCCGGCAAGTGCAGGTGGACGGACGCTCGACGTTGTTGCGAAAATCGTTTGTTGCGGCGAAACCGATTCGCCGCGCGGAAGTTTATGTAACTGGGCTGGGTTACTACGAACTGCATTGCAACGGCCAGCGCGTCGGCGATCAGGTATTGACGCCAACCAAGAGTAATTACCGGCAGTGGGTGTATTACGACATCTACGATGTGACGGCCCAATTGCGGAGCGGCACGAACGCGCTCGGCATCCAGCTTGGCAATGGCTGGTTCAATCCGGAAAAGAAATGGTGGGAGCCGTATCGCATGCAGTGGTTCGGCGCGAAACGCGCCTGGTTGCAACTGCACCTGGACCACACCGACGGCACGTCCGAATTGATCGTGACGGACAGCTCCTGGAAAACCGCGCCCGGCCCGATCCAATCCAGTTGCGTCTTTGACGGCGAAGTTTATGACGCGACGCAGGAACGACCGGGTTGGGATCAGCCAGCGTTCAACGATTCCGGCTGGGTGAACGCCCACGTTGTCGAACCGCCCGGAGGCCAGTGGGTGGCGCAGCTCATGCCGCCGATTCGCGTGGTGGAACAGCTCAAACCGGTGAGCGTGAAACAGCCGAAGCCGGGCGTGTTTGTTTTTGATCTGGGACAAAACTTTTCCGGTTGGGCGCGCTTGAGGGCGACCGGACCGCGCGGCACGCGAATCACCTTGCGCTACGCGGAAGATTTGCGACCCGACGGCATGATTGACGTAACCAGCAACGAACGCGCGCTGGCCACGGATGTTTACGTGATGAAGGGACAGGAACGCGAAACCTACGAGCCGCGCTTTACGTTTCACGGATTTCGTTACGTGGAAGTCACCGGTTTTCCCGGGGGGCCGCGACTTGAAGATCTGCTGGGCTGCGTGGTGCATACGGATGCCGAAAGCGTGGGTGAATTCGAATGTGATAACGAACTGATCAACCGCATTCACCGCGCCACCCGCTGGTCGCAACGCAGCAATCTCATGGGTTACCCGATGGATTGCCCGCAACGTGACGAGCGCCTGGGCTGGTTCGGTGACGCGATGGTTTCGATGGAAGAAGCCATGTTCAACTTCGACCTGCCGCTGGTTTATCGGCAATGGTTGAACGGCGTGCAGTTGAATCAAAACCCAACGAACGGCGACATCTCCATCGTTTCACCGCGACCCTACCTTCCCGACGAACCCGATCCGAACTGGAGCAGCGCCTACCTCGTGATGTTGTGGCAGTATTACGGTCATTACGGCGACACCGCTTTTCTGGCGCGGCATTTCGATTCCATGCGGCGCTACGTGGATTACCTTGGCACGCAGGCGACCCATCACATTCTGCCGCAATACTGGATTGGGGATTGGGGCACGATTGTGGAAGGCTGGCAGGAAGGCGAACCCGTTTCCGCAGTGACGGGCTTTTACTATCTCGACACTTTGATTGTAGCCAAAGCCGCGGAGGTGTTAGGCAAAAAGGCAGAAGCCGAACGCTACCGCGCGCTCGCGCAAGCAATCCGCCACGCGTTCAATGAACGCTATTTCGATCGCACCAAACGGCAGTATGAAAACGGCACGCAATTCAGCAACGCCTTTCCCCTCTTCCTCGGCTTGGTGGATGCAACCGACCGGGAAGCCGTGCTGAATCATATTCTCGCCGATCTGAAAAAACATCAGGACCACTTCAACGTGGGCGTGCTCGGCGCCAAGTATCTGATTGATGCCCTGACGGAATCCGACCGCGCTGACGTCGCGTTTCAACTGGCTACGCAAACGGGTTTTCCCAGTTGGGCGCAACTGCTGGAAGGCGGACGCACAACGCTGTCCGAGTTCTGGAATCTCAAAGGCTCCCACAACCACGTCATGCTGGGCAGCATTGATGGCTGGTTCTATCGTGTGCTGGCGGGAATTCAACTGGATGAAGCGCAACCCGGTTTCGAGCACATCATCGTCAAACCTTACCTGCCGGAAACCATGTCCTTCGTGCGCGCCAGCACACGGACGGTGCGCGGACGCGTAGCTGTGGCTTGGGAAAAACAAAGCGACGCCCTCCAGCTTAAAGTCAGCATCCCGGTGAACAGCCGGGCCACAATTCATGTGCCAACGACCATTTCCCAATCGGTGCAAAGCCTTCCGCCATTGAAACCAACGCGGACTGAACCCCAAGCCGCCGTGTTTGAGGTGGGTTCGGGAAACTACGAATTCCGGGTGTCGCAGGATCGCTAA
- a CDS encoding sugar phosphate isomerase/epimerase, giving the protein MNRRHFIKTTVTAALAASATNIPHQLRAAEPTKWLVGVRDVHLKSADPTDGWNALKLLNADCFEAEVDDDLALSSFTAPGKKYTVGNAAGIAALKADLKANGRRIGAFCMHNKFDQRLEKEIELCTRLAAAADELGVPAIRIDVVPRALKLEEFPAFATKACRQLCDATKGAKVRYGIENHGRATNDPAIMEQILDGVGSRQLGITLDTANLYWWGHPLDEVYQIYQRFAPHAVHTHCKNINYPADQRNVKRQMGWEYAKYCCPLYEGDLDFNRIVADLRQAGYTGDLCVENESLGRFAKNETAEILRKEIAFLRRLS; this is encoded by the coding sequence ATGAATCGTCGTCATTTTATCAAAACCACCGTCACGGCTGCTCTCGCCGCCAGCGCAACCAATATCCCACACCAGCTCCGCGCCGCGGAGCCAACGAAATGGCTCGTTGGTGTGCGCGATGTTCACCTGAAATCCGCTGATCCGACGGATGGTTGGAACGCGCTGAAACTGCTGAACGCCGATTGCTTTGAAGCCGAGGTGGACGACGACCTCGCGCTCTCCTCTTTCACGGCGCCTGGCAAAAAATACACCGTCGGCAACGCAGCGGGAATTGCCGCGCTCAAGGCGGATCTTAAAGCGAACGGACGACGCATTGGCGCCTTCTGCATGCACAACAAGTTTGATCAACGGCTCGAGAAGGAAATCGAACTTTGTACGCGCCTGGCGGCGGCGGCCGATGAACTGGGCGTCCCGGCCATTCGTATTGATGTCGTGCCGCGCGCCTTGAAACTGGAGGAATTTCCAGCTTTCGCCACCAAGGCTTGTCGCCAGCTTTGCGACGCGACCAAGGGCGCCAAGGTGCGTTATGGCATCGAGAACCACGGACGCGCCACCAACGATCCCGCCATCATGGAGCAGATTCTCGACGGCGTCGGTTCGCGCCAGCTCGGCATCACGCTGGACACCGCGAATCTTTATTGGTGGGGTCATCCGTTGGACGAAGTTTACCAAATCTACCAGCGTTTCGCGCCCCACGCGGTGCATACGCATTGCAAGAACATCAATTACCCCGCCGACCAACGCAACGTGAAGCGCCAGATGGGCTGGGAGTATGCCAAATATTGTTGCCCGCTGTATGAAGGCGATTTGGATTTCAACCGCATTGTGGCGGACCTGCGTCAGGCCGGTTACACCGGGGATCTCTGTGTGGAGAATGAGTCGCTCGGACGATTTGCCAAAAACGAGACGGCTGAGATTCTGCGAAAAGAAATCGCCTTTCTGCGTCGGTTAAGCTGA
- a CDS encoding SHOCT domain-containing protein → MQTLFSFLNVAWVRALVIVFFTAPCLTLFIGCSTSSSIMASSGGTYTVTKTGTTGFTPVGVLRSKAYEAANKFAASKGMVAEVVSVNETPQAFGRWPQVDLRFRLVSTTTATKQSGQSALSVSVSTQAAHDAMGRPSDIETALTVSKDQDFYTELKKLGELKEKGLLTDEEFQREKQRLLDARTQ, encoded by the coding sequence ATGCAAACATTATTTAGTTTTCTAAACGTGGCTTGGGTAAGGGCTTTGGTGATCGTCTTTTTTACCGCCCCATGCCTCACGCTTTTCATTGGATGCTCCACCAGTTCTTCGATTATGGCTTCAAGTGGAGGAACATACACAGTAACCAAGACAGGCACGACAGGATTTACACCGGTTGGAGTGCTTCGATCGAAAGCTTATGAAGCTGCTAATAAATTTGCTGCTTCTAAGGGCATGGTCGCTGAAGTCGTTTCCGTGAACGAAACTCCGCAAGCTTTTGGTAGGTGGCCGCAAGTGGATCTGCGGTTCCGTTTGGTTAGCACTACCACGGCCACAAAACAATCTGGCCAGAGTGCCCTATCAGTATCGGTTAGCACACAAGCCGCCCATGACGCTATGGGAAGGCCGTCCGATATCGAAACCGCCTTAACCGTTTCAAAAGATCAAGATTTTTACACCGAACTTAAGAAACTTGGAGAACTGAAAGAAAAAGGGCTGCTCACTGACGAAGAGTTTCAACGCGAAAAGCAACGCTTGCTCGACGCACGAACCCAATAG
- a CDS encoding family 10 glycosylhydrolase, whose translation MILLRSGRRRPLVLLALSLALSPFLSYGQTPEFRAAWADVFHVGMGSTTEVDNMVNTLANGHYNAVIVQVLAYMDNTPASHGAHWKSAILPWSSRVKANFDPLAYLCQQAHAKGIEVHAWLGGSGGSMYRVSNVWPPAGNATLAAHPEWFGVPRDNSEGGSVVGYLVGSTTYYTLDMGSPDVQEYLVSIIRELVTNYPIDGVNWDDEIDGPVYTAGVAFPAVSADVYPNSGLARYRRNTGYVGTPSATDAGYNNYRRRFKNELMARMQAEIQSIKSNPRQPLRHTSAALAYSPVPASCDFTTSTPYLYYCDWANMLKNGWVDAVIPQLYAISTYYTWNDRIAACWQYNRHVYPGIGAYLNTDPTIAAAINYSRSKGLKGNSIYSYAVPTSADGSGNGWWSYVAANVYTNVVGTPPMPWRNPATATEGIVWGRVKDYLTDQYVDDAIVTMVGGPTVRTDGNGYYVATLVSATASGTAHLTTAGKSGMTSQSTNAIALAGDVVRYDFLLNAPTPAPPTIVKQPRHRTIFAGESAHFAVVANGSPAPGYQWRFNGTNLPGATQAAITFSTVAFNQAGDYSVILTNSHGAVTSAVATLSVHAPVQMGGWQTNWMLAPYSRPYLTTNSLPMQRGLALNPATQHLLLVNREPLQVPVLDATTGADLHQLSTDGISGGTYPLLMIGVANDGAVYAGNLTVAGATTDFKLYRWANDEPNTLPTLAFSGDPGAGDNQRWGDTLAVRGAGANTQILLGSRAANVVSILTTTDGLNFTARKITVADADPAGPFGLGIAFGTGNTFWGKATSQNLRQVSFNLAADTGITIRSHGAPEFPNTLAPLGVHTVLNLLGIINVGATENQFRLYDLASVAPTQIATANFASDNSNSGSGTGGVAFDYDRVYALGANNGIIALQLLPTAIPPTIVADPVNRSVKVGTNVTFTASAGGTAPLAYQWQFNATNLPGATSNVLALTGVDWPNGGQYALVVTNIAGSVTSAPALLTILPPDPAHIDSVVLLPDGRLEFSASGDMGHYSIEVSTNLFDWTELTVAPNTNGTFFWLDYTTNAPQQFFRVRHTGP comes from the coding sequence ATGATTTTACTCAGAAGCGGCCGGCGACGACCTCTCGTTTTATTGGCGCTTTCACTCGCGTTATCACCCTTTCTGTCTTACGGGCAAACTCCGGAATTTCGCGCCGCGTGGGCGGATGTCTTCCACGTCGGCATGGGCAGCACGACCGAAGTGGACAACATGGTCAATACGCTGGCCAACGGTCACTACAACGCGGTAATCGTGCAAGTGCTGGCTTACATGGACAACACGCCTGCTTCGCACGGAGCGCATTGGAAGTCCGCCATTCTGCCCTGGTCTTCGCGCGTCAAAGCGAATTTTGATCCGCTGGCCTATCTTTGTCAGCAAGCGCACGCCAAGGGCATCGAAGTCCATGCCTGGCTTGGCGGCAGCGGCGGCAGCATGTATCGGGTTTCCAACGTCTGGCCTCCCGCCGGTAACGCCACGTTGGCCGCGCACCCGGAATGGTTTGGAGTTCCCCGCGACAACAGTGAAGGCGGTTCAGTGGTTGGCTATCTCGTCGGCTCGACCACTTACTACACCTTGGACATGGGTTCACCCGATGTGCAGGAATATCTTGTGAGCATCATTCGCGAACTGGTGACGAACTACCCGATTGACGGGGTCAATTGGGACGATGAAATTGACGGGCCGGTTTACACGGCGGGCGTCGCGTTCCCGGCCGTGAGCGCGGATGTTTATCCCAACTCCGGTTTGGCGCGTTATCGTCGAAATACCGGTTACGTCGGCACCCCGAGCGCTACGGATGCTGGTTACAACAATTACCGCCGTCGGTTCAAAAATGAATTGATGGCGCGCATGCAGGCCGAGATTCAATCCATCAAATCCAATCCCCGCCAACCATTACGCCACACTTCGGCGGCGCTGGCGTACAGTCCGGTGCCGGCTAGTTGCGATTTCACCACGTCCACGCCGTATCTGTATTACTGCGATTGGGCGAACATGCTCAAGAACGGCTGGGTGGATGCCGTGATCCCGCAACTTTACGCGATCAGCACTTACTACACATGGAACGATCGCATCGCCGCCTGTTGGCAATACAATCGTCACGTCTATCCCGGTATCGGTGCGTATCTGAACACCGATCCCACCATTGCGGCCGCCATCAACTATTCCCGCAGCAAAGGTTTGAAGGGAAATTCAATTTACTCCTACGCCGTGCCGACTTCAGCCGATGGCAGCGGCAACGGTTGGTGGAGTTACGTCGCGGCGAATGTTTACACCAACGTGGTCGGCACACCGCCAATGCCGTGGCGTAACCCGGCCACCGCCACCGAAGGAATTGTTTGGGGGCGAGTAAAAGACTACCTCACCGATCAGTACGTGGATGACGCCATCGTCACGATGGTGGGCGGACCGACTGTGCGCACGGATGGAAATGGCTATTACGTCGCCACCCTGGTATCGGCCACCGCCAGCGGCACTGCGCATCTTACAACCGCGGGTAAAAGCGGAATGACTTCGCAATCCACCAATGCCATTGCCCTGGCGGGCGACGTGGTGCGTTACGACTTTTTGTTGAACGCGCCCACACCGGCACCGCCCACGATCGTCAAGCAACCGCGCCATCGCACGATTTTTGCGGGTGAAAGCGCGCACTTCGCCGTGGTGGCCAATGGCAGCCCGGCGCCCGGCTATCAATGGCGGTTCAACGGCACCAACCTGCCCGGCGCCACGCAGGCGGCAATTACCTTCAGCACGGTGGCTTTCAATCAAGCCGGAGATTATTCGGTGATCTTGACCAACAGCCACGGTGCGGTCACCAGCGCGGTGGCCACGCTGAGCGTGCATGCGCCCGTTCAAATGGGCGGTTGGCAGACCAACTGGATGCTTGCGCCGTATTCGCGTCCTTATCTCACAACCAATTCGCTGCCGATGCAACGCGGCCTGGCGCTCAATCCGGCGACGCAACATCTGCTGCTGGTGAATCGCGAACCGCTGCAAGTACCGGTGCTGGATGCGACCACGGGCGCGGACTTGCATCAGTTGAGTACGGATGGAATATCCGGCGGCACGTATCCGCTGTTGATGATCGGAGTGGCGAACGACGGCGCTGTCTATGCCGGCAACCTCACCGTGGCGGGTGCGACCACCGATTTCAAACTGTATCGCTGGGCCAATGACGAACCGAATACGCTGCCAACTCTCGCTTTCTCGGGAGATCCGGGCGCAGGCGATAATCAACGCTGGGGCGACACTCTGGCTGTGCGTGGTGCCGGGGCGAACACCCAAATTTTGCTGGGGTCACGGGCGGCAAATGTCGTTTCCATTCTCACCACGACCGACGGCCTGAACTTCACCGCGCGCAAAATTACGGTTGCGGATGCCGACCCCGCCGGGCCGTTTGGTTTGGGCATCGCGTTTGGCACCGGAAACACCTTCTGGGGCAAGGCCACTTCACAAAATCTGCGCCAGGTCAGCTTTAATCTTGCGGCGGACACCGGCATCACGATCCGCAGCCACGGCGCGCCGGAATTTCCCAACACGCTCGCGCCGCTCGGAGTGCATACCGTCTTGAATCTGCTCGGCATCATCAACGTGGGGGCGACGGAAAATCAGTTTCGGCTGTATGACTTGGCGTCAGTAGCACCGACTCAAATTGCCACCGCGAATTTTGCCTCGGACAACAGCAACTCCGGCTCCGGCACGGGCGGCGTGGCTTTCGATTACGATCGCGTTTACGCCCTGGGCGCCAACAACGGCATCATCGCGTTGCAACTGCTGCCGACGGCAATTCCCCCCACCATCGTGGCCGACCCGGTCAATCGTTCCGTCAAGGTGGGCACGAATGTCACCTTCACGGCCAGTGCCGGCGGTACCGCTCCGCTCGCGTATCAATGGCAATTCAATGCGACGAACCTTCCCGGTGCGACGAGCAACGTCCTCGCGCTCACTGGTGTGGATTGGCCCAACGGCGGTCAATACGCCTTGGTGGTCACCAACATCGCGGGCAGCGTCACCAGTGCGCCGGCGTTGCTGACCATTCTGCCGCCGGATCCGGCGCATATTGATTCCGTGGTTTTATTGCCGGATGGCCGCTTGGAATTCTCCGCGAGCGGCGACATGGGCCATTACTCGATCGAAGTTTCCACCAACTTGTTCGATTGGACGGAACTGACCGTCGCACCCAATACCAACGGCACCTTCTTCTGGCTCGATTACACCACGAACGCGCCGCAGCAGTTCTTCCGCGTGCGACATACCGGTCCGTAA
- a CDS encoding RHS repeat-associated core domain-containing protein, which produces MISTAKYANHANAIQAGPRERGNLKRRRFPPHPNPLPHRDGGEGEWFRVFRVVRGSSVGWHGYNAGNGNWSTHNYYHADGNGNITYLMTAAQGLGASYRYDAYGNTLSSSGTYASANTYRFSSKEQHERSGLYYYGYRFYSPNWQRWLNRDPLGEPGFELVQRIAPFRSHPYIRIPAEIMEGPNLYAYVANNPILLVDPYGLSFWGRVGNGLTGAATGAGTGALTGAGVGAGIGALGAGVGAGPGAVAGAGAGAIAGAIGGFVAGVLSDPCFKPGKAAGTGALNGGLAGLTGGAGAVGGVGWGIAGGAVAGGTSAGLSTGGDPYAIGAGAFLGGGFGGLGAVAGDLGEIGEYTFYGTSEVVGQDVGGYMNLFTK; this is translated from the coding sequence ATGATCTCCACCGCGAAATACGCCAATCACGCGAACGCCATCCAAGCGGGACCGAGGGAGCGCGGTAATCTCAAGCGGAGACGGTTTCCACCTCACCCCAACCCTCTCCCCCATCGCGATGGCGGAGAGGGAGAATGGTTTCGCGTATTTCGGGTGGTTCGCGGTTCATCCGTTGGTTGGCATGGTTACAACGCCGGGAATGGCAACTGGAGCACGCACAACTACTACCATGCGGATGGGAATGGGAACATCACCTACCTGATGACTGCGGCGCAGGGGTTGGGAGCGAGTTACCGGTATGACGCGTATGGGAACACGCTGAGCAGCAGCGGGACGTACGCGAGTGCGAATACCTACCGGTTCAGCAGCAAGGAACAACATGAACGAAGCGGCCTGTATTACTACGGTTACCGCTTCTATTCACCCAACTGGCAACGGTGGCTAAACAGAGACCCGTTGGGAGAACCTGGCTTTGAATTGGTGCAACGTATCGCTCCATTCAGATCGCATCCGTATATCCGAATTCCTGCCGAGATCATGGAAGGGCCAAACCTTTATGCCTACGTTGCGAACAACCCGATACTGCTCGTTGATCCGTATGGGCTGAGTTTTTGGGGGCGCGTTGGAAATGGATTAACCGGCGCTGCGACCGGTGCAGGCACTGGTGCATTAACTGGAGCGGGTGTCGGCGCAGGAATTGGCGCATTGGGGGCAGGAGTAGGTGCAGGCCCGGGAGCAGTAGCTGGAGCGGGGGCGGGGGCGATTGCGGGAGCAATAGGAGGATTTGTCGCAGGCGTTCTCTCAGATCCATGCTTCAAACCGGGCAAGGCTGCGGGAACAGGCGCACTCAATGGCGGATTGGCGGGGCTAACAGGAGGTGCGGGAGCGGTCGGCGGAGTTGGCTGGGGTATCGCGGGCGGAGCAGTTGCAGGCGGAACTTCTGCTGGATTGAGCACAGGTGGCGACCCCTACGCGATTGGAGCTGGTGCGTTCCTGGGAGGCGGGTTCGGTGGGCTTGGTGCAGTTGCGGGTGACCTCGGAGAGATTGGCGAATATACCTTTTACGGCACGAGCGAAGTCGTCGGCCAAGATGTTGGCGGCTACATGAACCTCTTCACCAAATGA
- a CDS encoding RHS repeat-associated core domain-containing protein, with translation MNTSLHDDDFSSTTGLMTAGEGLAASYRYDAYGNLAGASGSLALANVYRFSSKEWHLNSGLYYYGYRFYSPNWQRWLNRDPLGERGFTTLVKHKGFKKAHLAPQMAELSQGPNLYTFVGNSSVNRFDRFGLKYSEEECADLLNLMDFLFTLRGRAGVDDNTLQKEINRLQDEYDENCGDDDDGDNPQLNPLPVPGCSRKEESQPALSFCQRHPWVCGGVVIGVGVAIGCTVCPECCVIGVIVGAPVGI, from the coding sequence ATGAACACCAGCTTGCACGATGACGATTTCAGCAGCACCACCGGCTTGATGACTGCGGGGGAAGGTTTGGCGGCCAGTTACCGGTATGATGCGTATGGGAATCTCGCTGGTGCCAGCGGCAGTTTGGCGCTGGCCAACGTGTACCGGTTCAGCAGCAAGGAATGGCATCTGAACAGCGGCCTGTATTACTACGGCTACCGCTTCTATTCACCCAACTGGCAACGGTGGCTAAACCGGGATCCACTGGGGGAGAGGGGCTTTACAACACTCGTCAAACACAAAGGCTTTAAGAAAGCGCACCTTGCTCCCCAAATGGCCGAGTTGTCACAAGGCCCGAATCTTTACACGTTTGTTGGTAATTCGTCTGTGAATCGGTTCGACCGCTTCGGACTGAAATACTCCGAAGAAGAGTGCGCCGACTTGCTCAATTTAATGGATTTCCTGTTTACCCTCAGAGGTCGAGCTGGCGTAGACGACAACACACTTCAAAAAGAGATAAACAGACTTCAAGATGAGTATGACGAAAACTGTGGTGATGACGACGACGGCGACAACCCCCAGCTCAATCCCCTTCCTGTTCCTGGTTGTTCGCGTAAGGAGGAGTCGCAACCAGCCCTAAGTTTTTGCCAGCGCCATCCTTGGGTATGCGGCGGTGTAGTAATCGGCGTTGGTGTCGCTATCGGATGTACTGTCTGCCCGGAATGTTGCGTAATTGGGGTCATAGTCGGTGCACCTGTCGGAATATGA
- a CDS encoding TIM barrel protein: protein MAKHTYKFCFGPWNISEGQDPYGPPVRTPQTFDWKLAALKRLGYDAMMFHDDDAVPEVSSKSDAQVRKETRELKKKLHDAGVAAELVAPRLWFDPRTIDGAYTSNDPKCRKYAIERSLRTIDIANQLGTKLIVLWLAREGSYIRESKNARKCVDYLVEAVNRMLAYDKKIRISIEPKPNEPMDHAYIPTIGHALALAQLTDDPKRVGCLIESAHAILAGLDPADEIDFAMAFGKLWSIHLNDQNGLKFDQDKPFGSANLRVAFNQVRALERNGYGTRGEYVAFDVHPFRPTKPEHWLAHLENSRRTFLRLVQKARTFNEPQAQALIKDRNYADLDQMVIEHLLGK, encoded by the coding sequence ATGGCAAAGCACACTTACAAATTCTGTTTCGGACCGTGGAACATCAGCGAAGGTCAGGACCCTTACGGGCCGCCGGTCCGCACCCCGCAAACTTTTGATTGGAAACTCGCCGCGCTCAAGCGACTCGGATATGACGCGATGATGTTCCATGACGATGATGCCGTGCCGGAGGTCAGCAGCAAATCCGACGCGCAAGTGCGCAAGGAGACGCGGGAGCTGAAGAAGAAGTTGCACGACGCCGGCGTGGCGGCCGAATTGGTGGCCCCGCGGCTCTGGTTTGACCCCCGCACGATTGATGGCGCCTACACGAGCAACGATCCCAAGTGCCGAAAGTATGCCATCGAGCGTTCCCTGCGCACCATTGACATCGCGAATCAGCTCGGCACGAAATTGATTGTGCTGTGGCTGGCGCGCGAGGGCAGTTACATTCGCGAATCCAAAAACGCCCGCAAGTGCGTGGATTACCTGGTCGAGGCCGTCAACCGGATGCTGGCTTACGACAAAAAAATCCGCATCTCCATCGAACCCAAACCCAACGAGCCGATGGATCACGCCTACATTCCCACCATCGGGCACGCGCTGGCGCTGGCCCAGCTTACCGACGATCCGAAGCGCGTGGGATGTTTGATCGAAAGCGCGCACGCGATTCTGGCGGGATTGGATCCGGCGGATGAAATTGATTTCGCCATGGCGTTCGGCAAGCTCTGGTCCATTCACTTGAACGATCAAAACGGACTGAAGTTTGACCAGGACAAGCCTTTCGGCAGCGCCAACCTGCGCGTGGCCTTTAATCAAGTGCGCGCTCTGGAACGCAATGGTTACGGAACGCGCGGCGAGTACGTGGCGTTTGACGTGCATCCGTTCCGTCCCACCAAACCCGAGCACTGGCTTGCGCATCTGGAGAACAGCCGGCGCACCTTCCTGCGGTTGGTGCAAAAGGCGCGGACGTTCAACGAGCCGCAGGCCCAGGCGTTGATCAAGGATCGTAATTACGCCGACCTCGATCAAATGGTGATCGAACATCTGCTCGGCAAATAA